Within the Nodosilinea sp. E11 genome, the region GGCTCTAAATGACAACCCCAATCGGTACAACGTGCTAATTTGCGATATTGGCATGCCCGAGCAAGACGGCTATTGGTTGATTCAACAAGTGCGATCGCTGAGTGCAGACGTCGGCGGGCAAATTCCAGCCATCGCGCTGACGGCTTATGTAGATGAGGCCGATCGACAACGGGCGATCGCTGCCGGATTCCAGTGCCATCTTGCGAAACCTGTGGACCCAGAGGACCTAGTTAGAGCAATCATGTCAGTCCGTAGCGATTCTATGTAACTGGAGAAATAGGTGGCCATGAATCAGAGCAAACATCCCATGATCATTGTGGTGGGCGCGTCTGCTGGAGGGATGCAGGCTTTGACGCAACTGACCGCGCAGTTTCCCAAAGATTTCCCGGCTGCCATTTTTATTGTCAACCACATGGGTGCAGATACCACTGGAGACAGCCTGGTTGCAGCTTTAAATCAGAGTGGCGGGTTGACCTGTGAACATGCCTATGACGAGCAACCCTTCCAAAGCGGTCATATTTATTTGGCACCCTCCGATCAACATATTTTGCTTGTAGAAGGAAAAATTCTGGTCACCAAAGGTGCCCGCGAAAATCGTTACCGACCGGCCATTGATCCCTTATTTCGCTCCGCAGCGGTAGCCTATGGCAATCGCGTCATCGGCATCATTCTGACTGGATACCTGGATGATGGCACCAGTGGCATGATGGCCATCAAACGTTGCGGCGGTGTTTGCATCGTCCAAGATCCCTTGGATGCGGCCTATCCAGACATGCCGCAGTCGGTTATCGCCAATGTGGGTGCTGATTACTGCTTGCCCATCGCCGAAATGGGAATGCTGCTATCGGATCTGTTGCGTAGAAAACTACCCACTCGTAAGCAGCCGCCAAAGGACATCGTAATT harbors:
- a CDS encoding chemotaxis protein CheB, which gives rise to MIIVVGASAGGMQALTQLTAQFPKDFPAAIFIVNHMGADTTGDSLVAALNQSGGLTCEHAYDEQPFQSGHIYLAPSDQHILLVEGKILVTKGARENRYRPAIDPLFRSAAVAYGNRVIGIILTGYLDDGTSGMMAIKRCGGVCIVQDPLDAAYPDMPQSVIANVGADYCLPIAEMGMLLSDLLRRKLPTRKQPPKDIVIEAEIAQRVLSDLPSVEALGEQVPFNCPDCGGVLWQITEGDDFLRYRCHTGHAFTSAVLLAQQTAKIEETLWVALRMFEERQNLIATMGQSQGKSSSSVLQRVQDSQVHIDRIRAMLKTTYEDTHDQGETE